The genomic stretch TACTGGCGGCACAAAAAGCCATGGTGACCAAAGAACAGAACCTGAGCAGCATGGGGCTGGCGCAGTTTGAAAACTTTATACAGGAGCGGAAGGCGGTGAAAGTGATTTAGCTGAGGCATTTAGGCATATAGGAGAGATAGTTGGTCCCTATATGGTTGAATGTGGTTGAAATTGGTTGAATGTGGTTGAATGTGGTTGAATATTGTTGAATGTCGTTTTTATGTATTTTCTATGTTTCCTATGTGGTCCAATTTGGTTGAATGTTGTTTTGATGCATTTTCTATGTTTCCTATGTTCCTATGTGGTTCAAACAGGTTTAATGTGGTTCACCTGGCATTGCAAATACAACTTTATTAAACTATTTTTCGGAAAACAATCATCATGATCCCCGAATTACCCCTCTACATTAATATTGTTTTTATAATTACCACCTTGCTAACGGTTTTTCTTTTTTACAGGGCTGCCAACAGGTCTATAACAACATTAACTGTAATTACCGGATGGATGCTGGTGCAGGCCGGCCTGGCTTTTAGTGGATTTTATACCGTCACGGATACCTTTCCACCCCGGTTTGCACTGATCGCAGTACCGGCCATTGTTTTTATCATCATCCTGTTCCTGGTACCTGCGGGAAGAAAATACCTAGATGGCCTCGACCCCAGGACCATGACCATACTGCATATCGTTCGCATACCGGTGGAGTTGACCCTCTACTGGTTATTCCTTAATAAAGCTGTACCTGATATAATGACCTTTGCCGGGAGGAACTTTGATATCATTGCCGGCATTACGGCCCCCATCATCTTTTACATAGGTTTTGCAAATAACCAGCCCCGTAAAATGATCCTGGTTGCCTGGAACCTGCTATGCCTTGGCTTGCTTTTTAATATTGTCATCACTGCGGTGTTTTCTGCCCCATCCTCTTTTCAGCAGTTTGGCCTCGACCAGCCCAATATCGCCATCCTGTATTTCCCCTTTGTGTGGCTGCCCTGCTGTGTGGTGCCGCTGGTGCTGCTGAGTCATTTGGCAAGTTTGAGGAAGTTGTTGTTGAATAAATGAGGGTTAATATGGATTGATCGAGTTGTATTTGCGAAAAATTAATAAGCTGAAACTTTCGCCTATTTTTGAGTTAGCTGTAATTAACAATGCTACACGTAAAACTCTTCATATTAGCAACCTTAAGTCTGGTGACACTTAATTGCAGGACAATTTCTCACAAGTATTCAATTGAAATTCGGCATTTTGCTGGTGCAGTGGGTTTGACGATTTATTACATCGTTGACGATAAATCCATAATGGTTGACACTCATTGTGACTTGGAGAATTGCAAAAGAAAAAATGTCTACAAAAGAAGTCTTACATCTGTGCAAAGTGACAGTTTATTTCAAGCATTAAAATCTTTGCACCTGGACACTTTAAAGACAAGTTACAAACCTAAAGGAATGGCATTTGATGGGCTTGTCTCTTCAATAAAACTTCGTGGTTCTGAATTTCCAAACAAGGACATATCTATCGACAATGTAGACTTACCGGCAACGGACAGTTTATATAGAATTTTAGACCGACTTATTTTGGAAAAAAAATATCAGTTTTATCATTTCGGTGAAGAATAACTACAGCCAACTTGGGTTTTGTGCAAGTGTGGCCTGACAAACAAACTTCAGCCAATTGCAAATCCAGGCTGTGGTTCGGGCTGGACAAACAACTTTGGGCTTTAGTTCTTAACTTCAACTTCAGTTTTTCAATCAGCAGCGGCTGTGGGCGGACGGAATACTAATGCCACACCTGCACAAAGCCCTGCTCGGTAGCTGTCTTTGTTGTGTGGCTTTACGTTTATTATACTAACTATCGAAACACTTATGTCGAAAAATGAGACTCTAAATATTCCAAAAATAAATCTCGATTCAAAAGGAGAATTAATAATTGAACCTACTCCCTCTTCATCAAAACATGATTTTGACTTTTTTGAAGGCAAATGGAAACTTCAAAATAAAAAACTCAAATCGAGATTAACTAATTGCAATGAATGGATAGAATTTGAGTCGACGCAAGAAATGTATAGAGTATTAAATGGAATTGGAAATATTGACAATTTCCTTGCAACATTTGATGGGCAACCATTTGAAGGAATGACCGTACGACTTTTTAATCCAAAAACAAAATTATGGAGTATCTATTGGGCTGATTCAAGTCAAGGCAAATTAGATCCACCAGTTGTTGGTTCATTTGAAAATAATGTTGGGTATTTTTTTACAAAAGATATTTTAAATGGTAAAAACGTCTTATTAGTTTTTCGTTGGGATGCTAGAGATAAAGAAAATCCTGTTTGGAGTCAGGCTTTATCAGATGATGATGGAATTAGTTGGGAATGGAATTGGTACATGTATATGTCAAAAATAAAATAACCGCAATAAAAGGTAATAAATTGTGACCTCCCCCCACAACATCGGGTTTTATGCAACTTGGGCAAGACCAGCAACTTCTCAGCTTCGCTACCAATCATTGGCAATGGGCTTGACCGTGCACTATGCATTTTTTTCGTTTTAAAATACAAATTCCGTTTCTTAATTTTTGCTTCAGCGGGGTTTTCGCCAACGGAATTTCCTTTGTTTTTACCGTAGTTTATGCGAAACCCCGATGTTGAGAGTACACTTCATCGGGGTTTCACGGAACTGTCTTATTATTCAGGTGTATGCTGCAAAGTTTCAGCAAAAAAGTAAGACCCCTTTGCGAAGATCTTTGCGGTCTTTGCGGTTACCTTCAACTGTGCAGAGGACTGAACCGCAAAGGACGCAAAGGAAATGCACGCAAAGAAAGCAAAGGGATGTTTCTATCTCAGCGAGGTTTTCTCCAAAGGAATTTCCTTTGTTCTTAGAAAGATTTTTGCAAAACTCCGTTGAAAAAAAACCCAACCTGTTTACCAGTTCCCTATTTAAAATACCTGTACAGCACCCGGTCTTCTCCTTTCCATTGTGCGATCTTTGCCAGCGAATTTATCAAGGGTTCCTGGAACCAGGATGGCATACCAGGCAGGTAAGATTCGCTGTACGCCAGCAGCAATGCCATGTGCCAGGGGTTCCTGGTCATTTCATTTTTCAGGAGCCCGTCATTGATCAGTCCATATGCCACCCGAAGCGTTTTCTCCAAGCCGGCTGCAGGGGCAATTTTCACCTGCAATACCGATTTACTGTCCAGGGCATTTTTAAAGAAATGCATATCCCTTTTACTGGCCGTTATTGTTTTCCCCTTATCCAACAACAGTTCTTTCCCGTTCTGCCCGATACGCACTCGCCCCTCCAATACAGTGAACTGTTCGGTAAACCGGTTGTGGTAATGCCAGTCGTTGCCTCCGTAGGGCTCCAGTTCCACTTCCACCAGTTCATAGGCACCCCCGGTTTCTTTGCCGGTCTTTAAGAACCGGGCTGCATAGTTCCCTTCCCGGTTAATAATAGTTCTGTCGGTACGGTTGCCCACACTGCGGTCCAGTGGCGGAAGGAAGGCAGCAAATAACAGGATCCCCAGGTAACCGGACAGCAGCAGGAATACAGGCAGGTAAAGAACAGAATATACCAGCTTTATCCAGCCACTTCTTTTGCCCTTCCATATTTTAAATACCCCCACCGGATAAAAAAGATACCATAAAGCAGTTAACCGGCTTTGTTTGTTCACAGTTGATGCAGCCTTTTCATCAATACATACGGCTGGGTTCACAATGTTTTGCATGACTATATAATTTTATGCAAAGATGCACCGCACCGGCGCTTCCCCTTTTGAGATAAACGGATCATTATTTACGGAAAATGGATACGATCAATACTGCCGTCTTACATAATCATTTTGGCAATAACGGGCACCGGCTGCTGTATGCCGATGAACGGTATTCCGAAGAGGAAATGAGTTTCAGCGAACCTGCATTGGGTGCTGGTAATATCCGCACTATCGCAACAGCAGCCATGCGACTCACCGAATTCTGCCTGCAAACCGGCCATCCGGTTAAACTGGCAGATACCCAGCCATCTGAAACAACGGAATCAGCCTTTATCTTAAAGGGAGATATTGAATCGAGGTTTAACAATGCAAAGGATACCATGAGGTTCAGCAGGCAGCAGCACAACCTGCAATACAATACAGATTTCAGTGGTGAACATACCCTGCATTCCGGTGAATTGCATGCACTCACCATAACCTATGCCCCATCCTTCCTGCACGGGCTGGTAAATGCATGCGAAGGCAGTACATGGCATGCTTTCCGGAAAAGCCTGGAAAAAAAACAACGGTTCCTGGCATCACCGGCCCCGGTTTATTGCCGGAATGAAATGCAGGACATCATACGATCCATATGTCATTGCCGGTTCCAGGGACTCACCCGCTACCTGTACATTGAAAGCAAGATGATGGAATTATTTGTGCTGCAGATGGAGCAGCTGCACACACACCAGGCCCTGCACCCTGGAGAAAAATGGCGACCCGCTGACAAGGATAAATTGATCTCCGTAAAAGAATTCATAGATGAGCATTACCTTGATCCCCTTACACTAAAAGAAATCGCCAGTACATTCGGGCTTAATGAATTCAAACTAAAAAAAGGGTATAAGCATTTCTTCCAGGCTACGGTTTTTGGTCATATACATCACTTACGTATGCAGAAAGCAAAGCAACTTCTCCAGGAAAAAGAAATGAATGTTTCGGAGACCGCTTATTTCATCGGGTACAACAATGTGAGCAGTTTCTCCGCCGAATTCAAAAAAAGGTTTGGCTATAATCCCAGCAGGGAGTGAGAAGATCCTGGCGGAAAGGCGGGATACGGGATACAGGATACGGGATACAGGATACAGGATACTGGATACCAGATAACGGATACCAGATAACGGATACCAGATAACGGATACCAGATAACGGATACCAGATAACGGATACAGGATATTAGGAAATTATCATTGGGCATTGGGTGCCGCATGTAGCAGGGGACCTTAAAATAGTCAGTGTCCAATGACCAATGACTTAATGACTTAATGACCAATGACCATACCATCATTTTTCATTCACCACCGGCAGTTCCACAAAGAACGTAGTCCCCTCTCCTGCCTTCGTTTCAAACCATATCCTTCCCCTGGCCTGCTCAACGATGCCCTTGCTCATGGCAAGTCCCAACCCGGTGCCCGAGGTTTTGGTAGTAAAATTGGGTGTGAAGATCTTTGCCTGCATCTCTTCCGGTATACCGTTGCCATTGTCCTTCACTTTCACCAGTACTTTTCCATCGGCCAGTAATTCCAGCATATCAATGTTAACCTGCTTATCCTCCGGCACGGCCTGTATGGCATTTAATATAAGATTGGTGAAGAGGCGGTTGATATGTGTACGGTCGGCATGGATACGCACCGGCCCTTCCAGCGGTTTCCAGTTGATGCGTATGCGTTCGTCCACGGCATGCAGCTGGCAGGCAAGGGTGATCACATCATTCAGGTTGAATACTTCATTGTGCGGGTTACCGATATTGGCAAACTGGCTGAACTCCCCGGCTATATGATTGAGGTGATCGATCTGTTCCACCAATGTCTGCGCAACGTTGGCAGTAAGTTCCTTTACATTCCCTGCATCGTTGCTGATGGATTTCTGCAGGTACTGGAGGCTCAGCTTCATCGGTGTCAGCGGGTTCTTTATCTCATGCGCCACCTGCCGGGCCATTTCACGCCAGGCGCCCTCCCGTTCGCTTTTGGCAAGGGCCACGGCACTGTCATCCAGTTTGGCCACCATCTTGTTGTATTCCTTCACCAGTTCCCCGATCTCATCGTCCCTCTTCCAGTCGATGGCTTCGTTCAGCTGCCCCAGGCTCACCGCTTTCATTTTTTTGCTGATGAACGAGAAGGAACGGGTGATGCGGTTGGTGATGAACAGCGCCACGATGCCGGCTATTAAAAAGATGAATGCATTGAGGTTGATGATGGTGACGAGGAAATTGGCGATCTCTTCCTGCAACTTGCTTTCCGAAGTGAAGTAGGGAATATTCAGGTACGCATATTCCCGGCCGCTGCCGTCAATAACCGGCACATAGTTGCTGATGAAATTCAGTTTGCCGATCTTCTCTTCTTTGAAATACTGCACTTCCTTCCCTTTATGAAGATGGTAGTAGGCAATGGGGTCCATCCGGGTGCTGATGATGCCCTTGTTGTAAGGCAGGGGCAGCGAGGACACTTTTAAATTGCCGTCCAGGTCGTAGAGGTTAACATCCACGGCATGGATCTCGGATATCTTGTCGATGATCTTCTCCAGTTTTTCGCGGTAGGCCTCATCATAAACTTTCACCACATCGTCGAAGATGGCCAGGTCCGATAAGGAGATGCGTACTTCGTTCTCCATTACATGGATCACCCGGCTCAGCTTTTCCCGGTTTGTATTCTGGTAGCGGCTGATGAAGAACAGGATGGTTGCCACCCCGATGATGATGAACGAAATGGCGCTGATGAAGATAACCGTGCCGTATATCTGGTTGCGGATGCTGAGCTGCCAGTAATTCCTGAACCGGAACCGGCTGAACCGGGTACGGATGAGCACATTCAGCAGCGAGAATACGCCCGTGACCAGCAAAAAGGCGCAAAACAGGTACGAGAACAGGGTGATGGATTCGATCAGGAAATTATTCTCTTTGGCGATGATCACCACCTTCTGTGCCCCGGCACGGTACCAGAGTTCGTCGTAACTGCCTTTCTTCACGGTCATGAATTCCTCTATAGGCACCTGCGCGGGAGTAAGTTTTGTTGGAAAAGCATAATCGTTGTGACTGCTCACCAGTTGCAGGTTATTGTACACCGCAAAAGCATACACGGCCGAATTCTCAATGGCATTGCTGGTGCCCCGGGAAAAAAGTTCCAGGTTAAGGGCATCTGTTTTATACTTACGGGGATTGGCCAGTATGAATGCATAGCCCAGGGTATCCCCGTCAAAATCGGTGATCGTCTTCTTGCTGATGTAGCTGAACCGGTCGTACGATTCATCATAGTAAAAAAGATCCGGGTTATTGGTGGGCTTTGCCTGGGTCTTCATTACGGTATTCAGTTCATTGAAACCCGTACCATCATCGTTGAACAAAGGATCTTCATTGGCATCAAATGTATAGATCCGGGTCACGTACTTATTGGTATAGCCCGAAAAATTCCCGTTCACCAGGCTGTCTTTAAAGAACCGGCTGGATGAATCGGTTGTAAGCCGGTGAAAATTCGCTGCCAGGTATTCGCTCCGGAAATCGGTGAGCAGGGTATTCAGCAGGGTTTCGCTGGTCGGGTCGGCCTTGGTGGAAAGTGTTTCTGCATAATGCCTGCGGTTACGCAGTTCCTTCCGGCTGTTCTCCACTACGATCACGGAAGTGATGGTGACCGAAAAAAAGAAAAGCCAGAAAATAAGCCGCAGGGATGCCACTTTGCGGCTGGATATGCCCAGGTTTCCACGGTACAACAGTAACAGGTAAACGATGAGCCAGGCCAGTATGAATAATTTAAAGCCGGCATTTTCTTTTCCCAACTGAAAACTGAGGTAAATTAATCCGCCGATGGCCGTGGCCAGGTAAAATACCGGGGAACTTTTCGGGAAGAATGGCTGGATGAAGTGGAGCAGTACCTGGCTCAGTAAAAAATACCCCATGGCCACGCAGCACAGTACCACGAAACCGGTAACACTGTAAATATTCAGCGTGAAGAAATTGATCACATCAAAGGATATCTGCGAATCAGCCACCAGGCTGCGCACGATATCGCCTGCAACAAAGGTTGCGACCAGCAATCCCACACAGGCGGCAGCAAGCACCACCCATCTGAATTCAGGTCTTTTATTACCCAACTGGATCTTCTCGTCCTTCAGGTGATAATGGGTGAATAAAATGATCCAGGTGAACAGCATGGAATTTATCAGCAGGTCGCCCAATGACCGGAACACGATATTTGAACCGTAAATGGAAGGGTCGAACAATTCAAACTGCCGGAAGTTGAGCGGTACCGGCAAATAATAACTCATGACCCGGAGTAAAAGAATACTTGCAAGCAGAAACAGTAAAGCCTTTCCCAGTCCCTTGTTGGCCACTAAAAAATTAGCCAGCAGGTGAATGAACAGCAATACGATCATCGCGGTCAATATCCTTAACCACACCGCAACCTGGTTATTCTTCGGGATCACGATGTTCTGCTTTTCGGTCAGGTAAAATAATGGCCGGCCATGAACCGACCTTACCGGGGAAGCATTGGGCTGTAGGGAAATATCGTAATTCCTTTCAATGTCACGCCCGGTGGCAAACGTATTACGCAGGTATGTATTGGTGATAAAATAATTCCATTTCACCGGAATCAGTGCAACCAGGATACCCGACGCATCATTTACCTTGCGCCACACATAATAACCGTTCTCCAGTTGTATGAACCCGGTGCTGTCGGCCGATGCCAGCAACTCATCCGAGGGCAGCACGGTCTGTGTATTCCAGAATTCCAGTTTGCGCAGGCCGATGTCGTTCACAAAATAGCGGTAGATAAAATATTTCTTACCAACCTGCTTCTGCAGGAAATCCTCTTCATAGCGGTTGTTCCGGATCATCTGCATGGCGGCGGTATCGGCCAGCAGTTTTTCAAAATCCTTTTCATGACGGTGGATATAGCCCTGCAGGTTCTCTTTAACGGCGCCTACCGAAGAATTGCCCGACCAGTAATTGTCGATGATAAAGGATATGGTAATGAACCAGGCAGCAATTATCAGCAGATAACTGTTTTGGATGATAAAACGTCTAAAAGGATTATTGTTTTGCAATCGGTAGTTAACTTGTTTGCTGCTTCTTGATGCTGTTCCAGATGCTGTCCATTTCTTCCAGGGTCATATCCTGCAGGGGTTTGCCGGTATTAAGGGCCGCTGATTCCATTTGGGTAAACCGCTGGATGAATTTTTTGTTGGTACGCTCCAGTGCATTCTCGGCATCTACCTGCAAAAACCTTGCAAAGTTTACCAGCGAGAAGAAAACATCTCCCAATTCATCTTCCATTTTGTTCACATCCCCCGACCGGATGGCTTCAAAAAGTTCTTTCTGCTCCTCTTCCACTTTCTCCCAAACCTGGTCCCGGTTGTCCCATTCAAAGCCCACCTGCTTTGCCTTTTCCTGCAGCCGCATGGCTTTTACCATGGATGGCAATGATTTGGGCACCCCGGCCAGTACCGATACCTTGCCTTCTTTCAGCTTCAGTTTCTCCCAGTTCCTTTTAACATCTTCTTCGTTATTTACATGGGTAAGTCCTGAGCCTGCCTGGCCGGTAGGCAGGCCTGTCGAAGGATAAATGTGCGGGTGCCGGGCTATGAGCTTATCGCAGATGCCGTTGAGCACTTCATCCAGGCTGAACTGCTGCTGCTCGGCCCCTATCCTGGCGTAAAACACAAGGTGAAGCATCAGGTCGCCCAGCTCTTCTTTGATCGATCTCCAGTCGCTTTCGGTGATGGCGTCGGCCAGCTCATAGGTTTCTTCAATGGTAAGCTGGCGCAGGGTATGAATGGTTTGTTTCTTGTCCCAGGGGCATTGTTCCCGGAGTTCATCCATGATCTTCACCAGCCGGAGAAATGAATCAGCATTGGAATTGGACATAATCTTTTTTAAAGTTTAAAGAAGGAAAAGAGGACAAATGTGGTAAACAGAAAGCACAACACGATCAAAAACAGGATGTTCACCAGTATGAATTTGATCATGGTCTTGGCCCTTCGCTGCATGTAAAAATTCCGCATGGC from Chitinophagaceae bacterium encodes the following:
- the mazG gene encoding nucleoside triphosphate pyrophosphohydrolase — translated: MSNSNADSFLRLVKIMDELREQCPWDKKQTIHTLRQLTIEETYELADAITESDWRSIKEELGDLMLHLVFYARIGAEQQQFSLDEVLNGICDKLIARHPHIYPSTGLPTGQAGSGLTHVNNEEDVKRNWEKLKLKEGKVSVLAGVPKSLPSMVKAMRLQEKAKQVGFEWDNRDQVWEKVEEEQKELFEAIRSGDVNKMEDELGDVFFSLVNFARFLQVDAENALERTNKKFIQRFTQMESAALNTGKPLQDMTLEEMDSIWNSIKKQQTS
- a CDS encoding helix-turn-helix transcriptional regulator; the protein is MDTINTAVLHNHFGNNGHRLLYADERYSEEEMSFSEPALGAGNIRTIATAAMRLTEFCLQTGHPVKLADTQPSETTESAFILKGDIESRFNNAKDTMRFSRQQHNLQYNTDFSGEHTLHSGELHALTITYAPSFLHGLVNACEGSTWHAFRKSLEKKQRFLASPAPVYCRNEMQDIIRSICHCRFQGLTRYLYIESKMMELFVLQMEQLHTHQALHPGEKWRPADKDKLISVKEFIDEHYLDPLTLKEIASTFGLNEFKLKKGYKHFFQATVFGHIHHLRMQKAKQLLQEKEMNVSETAYFIGYNNVSSFSAEFKKRFGYNPSRE
- a CDS encoding HAMP domain-containing histidine kinase, with amino-acid sequence MQNNNPFRRFIIQNSYLLIIAAWFITISFIIDNYWSGNSSVGAVKENLQGYIHRHEKDFEKLLADTAAMQMIRNNRYEEDFLQKQVGKKYFIYRYFVNDIGLRKLEFWNTQTVLPSDELLASADSTGFIQLENGYYVWRKVNDASGILVALIPVKWNYFITNTYLRNTFATGRDIERNYDISLQPNASPVRSVHGRPLFYLTEKQNIVIPKNNQVAVWLRILTAMIVLLFIHLLANFLVANKGLGKALLFLLASILLLRVMSYYLPVPLNFRQFELFDPSIYGSNIVFRSLGDLLINSMLFTWIILFTHYHLKDEKIQLGNKRPEFRWVVLAAACVGLLVATFVAGDIVRSLVADSQISFDVINFFTLNIYSVTGFVVLCCVAMGYFLLSQVLLHFIQPFFPKSSPVFYLATAIGGLIYLSFQLGKENAGFKLFILAWLIVYLLLLYRGNLGISSRKVASLRLIFWLFFFSVTITSVIVVENSRKELRNRRHYAETLSTKADPTSETLLNTLLTDFRSEYLAANFHRLTTDSSSRFFKDSLVNGNFSGYTNKYVTRIYTFDANEDPLFNDDGTGFNELNTVMKTQAKPTNNPDLFYYDESYDRFSYISKKTITDFDGDTLGYAFILANPRKYKTDALNLELFSRGTSNAIENSAVYAFAVYNNLQLVSSHNDYAFPTKLTPAQVPIEEFMTVKKGSYDELWYRAGAQKVVIIAKENNFLIESITLFSYLFCAFLLVTGVFSLLNVLIRTRFSRFRFRNYWQLSIRNQIYGTVIFISAISFIIIGVATILFFISRYQNTNREKLSRVIHVMENEVRISLSDLAIFDDVVKVYDEAYREKLEKIIDKISEIHAVDVNLYDLDGNLKVSSLPLPYNKGIISTRMDPIAYYHLHKGKEVQYFKEEKIGKLNFISNYVPVIDGSGREYAYLNIPYFTSESKLQEEIANFLVTIINLNAFIFLIAGIVALFITNRITRSFSFISKKMKAVSLGQLNEAIDWKRDDEIGELVKEYNKMVAKLDDSAVALAKSEREGAWREMARQVAHEIKNPLTPMKLSLQYLQKSISNDAGNVKELTANVAQTLVEQIDHLNHIAGEFSQFANIGNPHNEVFNLNDVITLACQLHAVDERIRINWKPLEGPVRIHADRTHINRLFTNLILNAIQAVPEDKQVNIDMLELLADGKVLVKVKDNGNGIPEEMQAKIFTPNFTTKTSGTGLGLAMSKGIVEQARGRIWFETKAGEGTTFFVELPVVNEK